From a single Solanum dulcamara chromosome 4, daSolDulc1.2, whole genome shotgun sequence genomic region:
- the LOC129887683 gene encoding premnaspirodiene oxygenase-like, producing MQFFNLFSLFFFVSFIFLLMTYWKNSNNQIRKKLPPGPWKLPLLGSMFHLLGGLPHRVLRDLAKKYGPIMHLQLGEVSLVVVTSPDMAKQVLKTHDLAFASRPMLQAAEIVCYNGSDIVFSPYGDYWRQIRKICMLELLSAKNVKSFSSIRRDEVFHMIEYFRSSSGETVNATRRIFQFASSMTCRSAFGKVFKEQDELILLVKKVSHLTEGFDVADIFPSWKFLHVLCGMKGRIMDVHHELDVILENIINEHKNNDELGGEGLVAALLRLMKEGGLQFPITNDNIKAIIFDMFAAGTETSSATIDWTMVEMMRNPNVLSKAQEEVRNAFGSKETFDENDVEELKYLKLVIKESFRLHPPFPLLLPRECREEVDINGYTIPLKTKVMVNAWAIGRDSKYWNDAESFKPERFEHNSIDFVGNNFEYLPFGSGRRNCPGISFGLANVYFPLAQLLYHFDWKLPSGINPSELDLIESAGATCARKSNLHLIATPYKPC from the exons ATGCAGTTCTTCAaccttttttcccttttcttttttgtgtcTTTCATCTTTTTGTTAATGACATATTGGAAGAATTCCAATAaccaaattagaaaaaaattgccTCCAGGTCCATGGAAATTACCTTTACTTGGAAGCATGTTTCATTTGTTAGGTGGACTTCCACATCGTGTCCTTAGGGATTTAGCTAAAAAATATggtccaattatgcaccttcaaCTAGGTGAAGTTTCTCTAGTTGTTGTTACCTCTCCTGACATGGCCAAACAAGTGTTAAAAACACATGACCTCGCTTTTGCATCTAGGCCCATGCTTCAAGCCGCCGAAATTGTTTGTTATAATGGGAGCGATATTGTTTTTTCTCCCTATGGTGATTATTGGAGACAAATACGTAAAATTTGCATGTTGGAATTGCTAAGTGCAAAAAATGTCAAGTCATTCAGCTCTATCAGACGGGATGAAGTCTTTCATATGATTGAATATTTTCGATCATCTTCTGGTGAGACAGTTAATGCCACAAGAAGAATTTTTCAATTCGCAAGCTCTATGACTTGTAGATCAGCATTTGGGAAAGTATTCAAAGAGCAAGACGAACTTATACTATTGGTCAAAAAAGTGTCACACTTAACTGAAGGATTTGATGTGGCCGATATATTTCCATCATGGAAATTTCTTCATGTGTTATGTGGAATGAAGGGTAGAATTATGGATGTCCACCATGAATTAGATGTGATTcttgaaaatattatcaatgagcACAAGAACAACGATGAATTAGGAGGTGAAGGTTTAGTTGCCGCGCTGCTAAGATTAATGAAAGAGGGAGGCCTTCAATTTCCGATCACCAATGACAACATCAAAGCTATTATTTTT GACATGTTTGCTGCGGGAACAGAAACTTCATCAGCAACAATTGATTGGACCATGGTGGAAATGATGAGGAATCCAAATGTACTCTCCAAAGCTCAAGAGGAGGTAAGAAATGCCTTCGGAAGTAAAGAAACTTTTGATGAAAATGACGTCGAAGAATTGAAATACTTAAAGTTGGTTATTAAAGAAAGTTTCAGACTCCATCCTCCATTTCCCCTTTTGCTCCCAAGAGAATGTAGGGAAGAAGTAGACATAAATGGCTACACTATTCCTTTGAAAACAAAAGTTATGGTTAATGCATGGGCTATTGGAAGAGATTCTAAATATTGGAATGACGCAGAGAGCTTTAAGCCTGAAAGATTTGAGCACAACTCTATAGATTTTGTTggtaataattttgaatatcttCCGTTTGGCAGTGGAAGGAGGAATTGTCCTGGGATATCATTTGGCTTAGCTAATGTTTATTTTCCACTGGCTCAATTGTTGTATCACTTTGATTGGAAACTCCCTAGTGGAATCAATCCAAGTGAATTGGACTTAATTGAGTCTGCTGGAGCAACTTGTGCTAGAAAGAGTAACCTACACTTGATCGCCACTCCCTATAAACCCTGCTAa